In Silurus meridionalis isolate SWU-2019-XX chromosome 11, ASM1480568v1, whole genome shotgun sequence, the sequence ATTAACCAGCCTGCGTAAATGACTGCAAACATGACTAGCCCGACAACACTCATCATGAAGAGAGATATTCGAAGAGAGATATTTTATcacaaaattttaataatatattctgttcataaacactaaacataacttaataaaaaaaaaaaaaacaccaaaagaaGGTTGAATTTAATAACCTTTACTAATGAAGTAACGAAATGCATCAAAGCAAATGCATTTAATGCAGTTGCAGCCTACATCCATAATACAAGCACTATATAGGTTACAGATTTCAATCCTTGAAGTCCTGAAGAATCCTCGTCCTTCACATTTTAGAGTTTTTCTGCTCTACTACAGCAGAAGTTCAGTTCtggttcagttcagttcaacctgcattttttttttaacttgaagAAAGACTAAAGATATGCtggcaaataaacaaatggttacagctgctataacataagtgacaACAGGAATTAACATCAACTCTACAGCATTAAACATAATTACAAAATGTCTTAAAAGTTTGATGATAACGTATTTCATGGAAAAAATTGCAGTAACTGTACTTCATCACACCAGCCTGTCAATTATTGTTTTCAATCCTGACTTAACGAAATTAATTGACATTAtcactaacatacacacacacacacacacacacacacacacacacacacacacacacacacttttcaggCCAAGACGTGTCCCAGTTTCACATCTCTGAAGCTCTGTGGTAAAGTTcaagtatttgtgtgtttggtgtgtgtgtgtgtgtgtgtgtgtgtgtgtgtgttatatgtttaAAGACTTTTGTGGTAAGTTCCAGCtgtaagaaacagaaaaaaatatactaaaacacattaaacagtCACATTATACATTAACATTTGGGGATTAAATGTCCAGATGGTATAATAATGgtacaatgaagaaaaaaaagaatcaaacaCTTTTTATTCTGTCAGCGCTTAACAAAATAATCCAAAGACCGTACATCCTAACATTTACATTCTGACTtcaagtatttgtgtgtgtgtgtgtgtgtgtgtgtgtgtgtgtgtgttatatgtttaAAGATTTTTGTGGTAAGTTCCAGCTgtaagaaacagaaagaaatatacttaaacacattaaacagtcacattaaacattaacatttgGGGTTTAAATGTCCAGATGGTATAATAATGGTACAATGAAGACAATGAAGACCCATCAAACACTTATTATTCTGTCTGAGCTTAGCACAATAATCCAAAGACCGTACATCCTAACATTTACATTCTGACCTAATTAAAACATGATGTAACAATCAGATCTGtaatctgatttattttaaacaatgtcAAAAAAATACATCCAGTCATATTTACATCAAATGAAAACTTGACTTGAATCTTGACTTGAATTCTCTATGGAATCTAtgtttccttttcttcctgaattaaaattaaaactgaaataaaaattcactctcaaataaaaaaaacccatcatgAAATAAGCTAGGTCAATACATGTTTTTGTTGTGATGCCACCTCACTAGTTACGCTTGTTTAGTAAACATTAAATAACCAGCAATCcatatttattaagaaaaaaaagaattttgtgTTAAATGGTCAGTTTCTTGACTTTCACTCCAGTAGGATTTAgctttttaaaatctttgaaTTGAATCAAATGTGAAGCTTTAAATAGATTTTCAAGATTCTCACATATATTATACACAGACACTTAATGCAGATGCTGCAGAAAATATTATAGTTTAGTCGTTTTATAGTGTATACTCATTATACAATCACTGTGTCTGTGATTTAGTGTGATTTACTGTCAAATATATAGAGCAGAcatacagataaataaatgaaagtattATAAGATAATGAAAGTTTAAtttcaattttaattattaaaatattatgttaTGCTGCATTCACGATATGGCTGCACTTTGTAATTCTTCGCCTCCAACCAGGAAAACACACAGAACACTTACACTTGAACTTTCAGCTTTGGGTAATTTGGTTAAACAGCAGTTCCTTCTATGTTTACAGAGGGATGTGAAATCAACACCGCCACTTAtactgtgtacagtgtaaaataCTTTTACAGGAGTTTATAGCAATATTGTTATAGCTGATGAGCTTCTTTCTAATGCCAGGCTCTACTGTCTGGTACTGTTGCTGAACCGCGAATACAGTTACAATTATTTGCCTAAATGTTAGAAGGTCAATAAAATACAGACCAGTATCTGTAAAAGTGCAGTTTATGAGTTGTACCtccagcaaaacaaacaaaagacactCTTTCAATGTGTTGAGGTAGGAAACGCCATCATTACTACTCGCAAATGATCGTCTACAACGCACTAGGAATGCAGCTTTACACCAAGTGCTGGAATTTTGTCTTTAAACTCTTATGTTGTTACCCTGTGCTTTACTCCTCCATCCAACCCCAAACCACACTCCCACACCAACACATTCCTGTGCGTTTTCATTCAAAACTTATCTCTGAGTTCCCAGTTGGCCCAAATCCTGAATAAACAGGATATTCAGTGTGTCAAAGAGgctataaatacaataattttaTATCTCAGACTAgttttaatcagaaaaaaaaattgcaaaagccTAAAAAAGATCTGTCTCCATTGAAGCGCTTCTGATTTGCCACGCTCCTTCTGACTCATCATCTCCTCCTGAACTGcttaatcatttttttgtgGTGCAAAATCTGTGAACGTTTGTGTTTTCCTCTACtgcctccaaaaaaaaaaaatcggggGCAAATTCTTGCAACATTACATGTTTTTCCCCCTTCGAAGCTTGAACTGAAAGAATAAGACACAAATGGAGGAGTTGTGTAAATGTCTTATCACTGCTCTGTTGCAACCAGGTTACTCACcttattcttttatttctcttatactcTTATACTTTTAGTTATAATCCACACTTTTAAACAtgcaaaattattcaaattGGCTGCTGAAACACACATCTGGGAATGTTGCAGAGAAGCTCACAGGATTAGTCTGCTTGCCTGAGTTGTGACTCACTATGACAATGAAGCAGACTGTAAATTTAAATCTGGCAACCGAGACACAAACATCAAGTAATCCAAATATGCATCATggaaattttttataattaaaaacatcTTTTCATTCCAACTGTTACgtgctgctttttcttttcattatacACTTTGAGATTAGCCTAAATTAATACCTGGCAACCATAAACAGAATAAGCAACTAAAACATAAGAATCTGTAAAGTCAGggttatttacaaaataatttctatAGAACTTTTTGAACTTATGACTCTTACACATATGCATGGCAGTAACAATGTCTGCTTTTTCATTTGCTGTGTTTCataaaagaccaaaaaaatcaGGGACCTTTTCTTCAAACAATTAGAGTTGACATAAAAGaacagtaaaaatatatatctctATTATGCCAGGACTCTTAGTTTTATCCTATAGACCACATTTTCCTCATACAGTGCTGTAGACCAGAGAGCTGAAACCTGGCAACCAAACATGCTGCATAATATGAATAATCTGCTAATAGGCAGAGTCTCTAAAAATAAGGAATGCCTTGTCCTTCTGATCTTCCTTAGTGCACATCTTCTTCTCATACTTTAATGACTGGCAACCAGACCTGTTAAAAAAACTGCATGGAAACCAAAAACAGCAAATATGTCATTCTAAGCCCACGAATGTTACGTTTATGCCCTCGAGTACACATTCCTCACACCAGACATCTGAAATCTGGGACCCAAAAATGCAAAACCTGCAGAATTAGCTTCTGCCATTGGTTTGAAATTTCATAGGATTTAGTCATACACCTAATCTGTATCTCAAAACTACCAGAGTACAGACCGATCTGGAAACCGCTGCAGTCACATTGAATTAACTGTAAATAAGAACATTTCTATTACCAATCACACACTTATGCTGATGTGAGTTTGGCTAAACCAGATGTCTCATGCTTGAATATCACCAAGATTAGCAGATGAATCAGAAACCAAGCTAAACAGTGAACAGCGGGAGATTTTGTATGTTCTTTATGATCTCTCTCtcgatctttctctctctttttcttttctttcttttctggaatgtccagtaaaaaaaaaatggctgagATCTTGAGCTACATCTGGAGCTGATTTAagcccctccccctccccctttTGTTTGGACCCCCCCTGTCACTACTTGCACACTTCTCTTATACTGTCCTGTCTTGTCTTTTCTTCagccctcctcctcctcctttttctccttctccacctcttttccttcAGACTGctccttccttcattctttctcttaTGCTGTTCTATTGAGGGAAAATGGAGCATCTGAGCAGAACCTTGTCCTCTTTAtggtttttacttttactggttTTTGGATGGACACACAGCCAGACGAATAACCACACAaggtagtgtgtgtatatatatatatatatatatatatatatatatatatatatatatatatatatatatagtgtgtgtgtgtgtgtgtgtgtgtgtgtgtgtgtgtgtgtgtgtgtgtgtgtgtgtgtgcgcgcgtgcgtgcgtgcgtgcgtgtgtgtgcacgtgtgtatgtgttttccACCTGGACAGACTGGAATAGACTGCAAATGTAGAGGAAGCCTTTGTttcagtttttgtgtgtgtgtgtatttccacCTGGACAGATTAGAatagactaaatgtggagtaagcctttgtttcagtgtgtgtgtgtgtgtgtgtgtgtgtgtgtgtgcatgtgtgtgtgtgtgtgtttgcctccCCTAAATGAAGCAATCACATTGGCAGATATTCTGGAAAGTTCTTTGAGTTCTTCAGCCTGTAGGATCCAGGGAATGTGCTTACTGTATAAAAAACTGTCCAAAACTCCTGAACTCAGCAATAAGAACTGCTTGTATTTCATTGTTtatatagggttttttttatatatataaactgcatTTTTGTGAGAACTAAAACACGTCTAACACCTGAGAGTATTTAGTGCACTCTTTAATGACCTGAAGGACTCGTATAAAGTCATCACTGGAGCATATTGATATCAAATCTGATCTGTTTTGGAGTTTAaactaacatttttattttttacaattatggAATTTGGAAGATGCTCATATATAACAATCAAAATATACTGGTTCAATAGAACACCAACTAAGAATGTCATTAGGCTAAAAACTGctactaaagtttttttttttttctaatttaagAGCCACTGAAAGAGATAGGACTTTAGACATTGCTTGAAGACTTCAAAAGACTCTAGTTAAAGTTTGTTCCACCACCTCTGTgccagaaaagagaaaagcctGGAAGCATGTTTATCCGGGAGATAGTGGACCCAATCAAGCAGTGAATTGAGAATAGGATGGAACATGGTGCAGTTTAAGTGAGATAAGTGCTGAGAAATAGAGGGGTGGGGTAGATGgcattcttttatattaatttgtgcTTTAGCCTGTATTTCATCAGACTTGTAGATCTAGATTTTTACAGGGACATTTTCatcttcttatttattttcctttgtcGGTCTGAATCTGTTGAACCTGAGTTTGTACTTCAATTTAGCATTTATAACACTGTGTGGTTACTGTATAATATTGAAAACCCAATAtatcacacaccaccacaagATGGCATCGTTTTCACcgtaaaaaatctaaaagagaACGGATTTCTGAACGCTTTAGCAGAAATCAGGGTCTAGACAATtctaaagcaataaataaacatttacaccGTTGTGAAGCTGAACGTGATTACAAAAGCATCTGAAAGTTTATGATACCACACCCTGCAAAATTCCTGTACAGGGAATTACAGGAATTTTCTGTAGCAAGAAAAGACAAATAATCACATCCTTTAACCAGGTGTCATCCTGTCTGTCTGACCTACTTAAAATAGTGATATACTTTTGATCATTAATTGATATAATGCTATATTCTGTTCTAGCACCTTATACTGAATTGATCTTTCATTgcatttatgcacttacttcAGTCCAAGTGTcagcattaattaattaattaaaatttgtaTTGCTACATTGCTGGGTTTTCACACAGGTACTTTCAGGTAAGTTATGTATACCATGGCCTACAACAAGTGCTTGTGTTAAAATGAGGTCTTGTCAGTACGTAGTTTTAATGTGAAGAGCATACATTGTaaatacaagcaaaaaaaaaaaatatatatatacctggATGCATCCAACAAAAGTGTATTTTGCTGAACAAACTGTGCAGATACCATTCtgcatttataatgtatttaatttccAAACAGTGAACTGTATAACCAGTGCTACacatataaataatgtgtgtatgttaagCAATCTGTAGTAAATACTgctataaacatatttatagtAATGATGTTTTACTCACTGCTGATGGTGTGATTTGTCCTAACTTAACAGTAAATAGAAGCCATTTTTATTCAAGtgtttcctgtctctcacagagtgtgtgttttgtccttTCTGTCCTGCTTTTAGGCCGGAGTTTAAATGTGGAGGGAATCTGAATGGAGACTCAGGCTTCGTGGCCAGTGAGGATTTTCCAACATACTATAAACCAGACAGCAAGTGCACTTGGTACATCACTGTGAGTGGAAATTTAtggtacaaatataaattattccCTATGAATTTATCCCTAACAAGAGAGCCACTGGtgcctgtggcagggaaaaactccctaaacCAATTTGAGgaaaaaccttgaaaggaaccagactcaatagtTAAACCATAGTCATCTGGTTGAGatcaaatgtccattcattatattttCATCAATgtgaaaacacagaaataaatccataaaaattaatgtaatttctCTCTATTCCTAATCTCTctattttattctctctctattATACTCtatgtttttgcacattttagtGAAATTCACTCATTTCTTTCCACATGGCCAGTCAAAACACCATAATGCTCACTGAATAAACTtgaaagagcattattacttcAATTTGGCAAACATGTTGACTTGGAGTAAATACCCATACAgtgagtaattaattaaattggcaccacctaattgctaaaaataaaataaaaattcaattaaataaatggaaaaattcagGTTAATTGTTTATATGTGTTAGACccaatttgggtaatacagatgtttatataagtgcgtgtgtgtgtgtgtgtgtgtgtgtgtgtgtgtgtgtgtgtgtgtgtgtgtctttataatatttaattttctaaagatgtaATCTACTTAACTGTATTACTTATTtaagcatactttaacaaatgtcttcattccttccatccttcattctttcactccctcgatatgtggaactGTCAGGGTTTTGTCATTTTAAGACAAAATCTAGAAACTGGAACTTAAACTCTatagaatccatagcgctagcattTGTCATGCGCTACTTTCTGGTTAGTGGCTaacgctagcactatggattcttaggagctttcatgcatgtgcaaaaaaaacttatttccACTATGGAGTGAGAAGCCACAGTGACAATGCACTAActatagtttcttttttatatcccCTGCATAGTTGTGTATGTTCTCAAGTTTATTAATActaattaacaaaaaatgtactttaaatgttagtcagagaataaacaaacttgcggtccggcacttaatacattcctgaggaaactcagattttaactatgttccgcatgtTAAAAAGAATTACATTCGGTATACATGTGTACCAAACCGAAAGCCCTATACCAAATAATTTTGGTATGAATATCTGTATCGTTTCACCCCTAGTATGTGCTGATAGCTTTATTGGCATGACTGCAAAATTATTTGCTAGacttgtctgtctctctgtcttacttAGGTCCCAGAAGGCAACGTGGTCACgctctccttcaggatttttgaCTTTGAGGCCGACACTCTGTGCCGATATGATTTCCTGGACATATATAATGGTCACTCGAACATGGCACAGAAGTTGGGTCGGTTTTGCGGGACGTTTCGGCCTGGCACGCTCATCTCCACCTCCAACACCATGATGCTGCAAATGGAATCTGACTCAGCAACCGGGGGACGTGGCTTCCTTGCTCAATTTATTGGAGCAAAACCACACCTGAATGGTGCTCATCACTTATAATCACTTCATTCATTAATGAAGTAACCTTTTTTTGGCATTGGATTTACAAGAATTTTGATTGAATTCGAAGTCAAagtatgttttataaaaaatgttactcagatcaacaaaacaaaaagttaaaagtttaagaaaaaaaacccactaaaacatataaaaactgtttttcagaggcaaaacaaaaaagcagcaAGTTTTTTAACTTTTGACCAATGGTAAATTCttagtttatatattaatatatattatatatattataaataacatatttttattacagttctTCCAGGCAATGCCTTTTctaaaaaagctaaaaatatttatgtaataaaagcataaaaaaatattggatGATAGCTACATCCTCCCACCTATACTAGCTTAGCAAATAttagcatttatatttacattttgaatttgtttgaGTATAATGAGCAACACTGTGGAGTTAATAAAGATCTATCTTTACTACTTAGGGACATGCAATAATAGATAATTGACGTTTTCATTAATAACTTTTATAGCAATCATTTTCTTGCATTAATGGATGAAAATTTTGTAGTTATAATTTGCATGTCTTTCTGATAAATTGTGCTGAAATGTGACAATCAGATCAACAGTTGTGTGGTGGAAAGATGACAAAACCACAAGGCACATTTGAAACTCCCAACTGGCCAGAGAAAAATTACCCTCCAGGCATCAGTTGCTTGTGGCTCATCACTGTGGATCCAGACAAGGTCAGGACTTATTCTTGAATTAGTCAAATCTTTGTAAAAATAAGCTTCTGGATATTACAATCTAATATTATACATGGAAATGAAattctgttttaaaatacaatttgtagTTGTGTTGATTTTTGAGATTGGAGCTGTGTGATggttgatgttggtgttggtgtttttCAGGTGATTGAGGTGAAGTTCGATAAGTTTGATGTGGAGCGTGATACATACTGTCGCTTCGATTACGTGGCATTTTATAATGGGGGAGAGAGTGATGCCTCCAGACGCATCGGAAAATACTGCGGTGACAAGGCACCTGAGTGAGTACAGCTTTGTAAGTTTTATCGTGACTTATGCACTTGTAGAAAAGATTTTCTTCAAGATGGTTCTTTGTGACAGTATGGTTTCTGAAAACAGCTctgataataataaagatagaaaataataatatattgtaacCAGGTGGTGCAAATTGCAGTGTAGCTCAGACCCTGACTGTCTGTAAAGATTCACAGAGTAAATGAGGGTCCATGTGGTTTATATATGCAAGGGAAAGAAACTAACAATGACAAATGAAGATATATAACTCGAGTCATGGTTCTCTTTAGTGGCGTGAACTGAATTGAACAAATATATAATCAGACcattaatttaataacatttctaGACCATCACATATGAGCTAGTGCTATAACTACATAGTTAATACTAatccattttctctttttttttttctctctctctccatctccagcCCCATCGTGACCAACAGTAACGCTCTCCTGGTGCAGTTTGTGTCTGACCAGAGCGTCACTTCTGACGGATTCATGGCCTCATATTCCAGTGTCCCAAGAGGGCATTCTGTCCAGCCAGGATCCCGTGTGCACTCATCACCCACAGTTCCACGGCTCGGCCCAGTCCTGCCCCGCAAACCCATCATCACGATGACTACAGAGGCAACGACTACTACAACCACCACCAAGGCTCCACGCAGACGGCCACCGCCCAATCCCAACCAGCCAGACAGACCTTCGAGTCGCAAACCTGAGTCGAGTCAGCCAAATCCAGCTGTTCCAGGTGAGAGGGGAGTTAATGATATTGTATCATAGACTACAAAAGTTAATCAGGGATCAATGTTTTTTACATTGTCATTTTGCcaacatacattatataaaacaatatttcatTAAAGTATGCTTTGGGaaattatttatcttttcattCTACAAATTTCCAGGCTCAAACCCTCTATGTCCTGAAACATGTAAGAGAGATGGCAGCATAAAAGCGAGTTTCTGCAGCAGTGAATTTGGTAAGTTAATTGTTACAGATCCTGTTTGGAAGGTTGTGTGAAATATGTGAAATActgtaatcccccgctttaccgcggatCGAATCTCGTGCCCAcagtttatcgcggaattgtatttgccacataactattttgttttgcagattttcccggtctctcgtgTATAGCACGATAAACCAAAGAacttactgtattactgtaattgtgttttctctttctgtagTGATCACAGGGAAGGTGACGGCACTCTCCCCGGCTCCTCAGGGCCGCCTGCTGGCCACCGTCTCCATCATTAAGGCTTATAAATCTGGAGGACTGACCATCACTCAGGCTGGAGAGACTATGACAGTTAAACTGGTGCTTATGTGCAGGACGTGTCCAGTACTACGCAGAGGtgacctaaacaacaaacatggCCAAAAACAATTGTGATAGGAAAAGTAGAGCAGACTACAcagaaaaatgttaaatgttgtcGCTCCAAATCTGACTCCAACACTTCTGAATCTtatctctttcattctttttcatcCCTcgcttttttctgtttcaggaCAAAACTTTATTGTGATGGGGCAGGTGGACGAAGATGGGCGTGGCATTCTCCCTCCAGGCAGTTTCACGGCTCTGTACAAAGCACAGCATGACAAAATCCTCACCAGCCTCAACAACCAGCCATGCTGATCCCAGAGGCTAAAACCAACACAGAAAAATACACATACCAGACCATGAAAAACCCATATAATACGATTcagtataattattttaataatttgtagaAACGATTTCCTAAAGCTGCACTCAGGcaaaaaaacactgtttaatGTGTTAGTGCATTATTCTGTGTTCAGGAGCACACTATCATAGCTCACAACCTCAGCATTTTGGTGAAGTTTGCAGTTTTGTATCATTGTATTTTCATGCTTAAAGTTCCTCTCATACAATTAGCAATTAGCaagaattgtttaaaaatgtaaatttggttcgctattttctcatttttactcaagtacctTAACTATAGTTAGTGCACTAGTCAGTGCATTAGTGAATAGGCAAAGTGGACAagagtgcattaaaaaaagtactGTAATATAACAGGTAGGAACTTTTACTTCAAATTCGGAGCAGCTACAGCAACATATAGAGGCACATTTCACCGTATTACTTTATATACTtgaaaatatactatatatttgtaatttatggTATCAATAAAAGGTTAATATCACACCACatttcagttatttattttctctgtcttgtaaaggattttttttatgtaagtcCCTTCGTCCTGATGACATCAGGAAACTTACCTCTGGGTCTTACAAGCATCGATACTTCATTACAGCAAAAGTCATCATATTACAATTACATGTAAAAGTCAATGAGCTTTCACAGTTGGAAACTGTCAGAGTTACTGTTAAAGAAAATTCATCAACCCC encodes:
- the pcolcea gene encoding procollagen C-endopeptidase enhancer a encodes the protein MEHLSRTLSSLWFLLLLVFGWTHSQTNNHTRPEFKCGGNLNGDSGFVASEDFPTYYKPDSKCTWYITVPEGNVVTLSFRIFDFEADTLCRYDFLDIYNGHSNMAQKLGRFCGTFRPGTLISTSNTMMLQMESDSATGGRGFLAQFIGAKPHLNDQQLCGGKMTKPQGTFETPNWPEKNYPPGISCLWLITVDPDKVIEVKFDKFDVERDTYCRFDYVAFYNGGESDASRRIGKYCGDKAPDPIVTNSNALLVQFVSDQSVTSDGFMASYSSVPRGHSVQPGSRVHSSPTVPRLGPVLPRKPIITMTTEATTTTTTTKAPRRRPPPNPNQPDRPSSRKPESSQPNPAVPGSNPLCPETCKRDGSIKASFCSSEFVITGKVTALSPAPQGRLLATVSIIKAYKSGGLTITQAGETMTVKLVLMCRTCPVLRRGQNFIVMGQVDEDGRGILPPGSFTALYKAQHDKILTSLNNQPC